The DNA window CCGGCAGCCGGTCCACCAGCCGGTAGATCTCCGCCGTCCCGATCCGCACTCCGCCCGCGTTCAGCGTCGCGTCGGAGCGGCCGTAGATCACCGCGCCGCCGTGCTCCGTCCACTCCATCCAGTCGCCGTGCCGCCACACGCTGGGATACATGTCGAAGTACGCCGCGTGGAAGCGGCTCCCGTCTTCATCTCCCCAGAACCCCGTCGGCACCGACGGGAAGGGCGACTTGCACACGAGTTCTCCCTTCCCCGCCGGCATCGACCGCCCCTCTTCATCCCACACATCCACGTCCATGCCCAGCGACGGCGCCTGGATCTCGCCCCGCCACACGGGCAGAAGCGGGTGCCCGACCACGAACCCGGCGCACAGGTCCGTCCCGCCGGAGATCGAGGCGAGGTGCACGTCGGGCTTCACGTCCCGGTACACGTAGTCGAACCCCTCCGGGACGAGGGGAGACCCGGTGGAGAGCATCGTCCGCACCGAGGAGAGGTCGTGCGTCTCCCGCGGCCGGAGGCCCGCCTTCCCGAGCGCGTCGATGAACTTCGCGGACACGCCGAGTTGGGTCATCCGCACCTCGTCCGCGTAGTCGAACAGGACGTGCGGGCCGGGATGGAAGGGCGAGCCGTCGTACAGGACCGCCGTCGCCTCGCTCGCCAGCGCCGACGACAGCCAGTTCCACATCATCCACCCGCAGGTCGTGTAGTAGAAGGCGCGGTCGGCCGACCGGATGTCCGCGTGCAGCCTGTGCTCCTTCAGGTGTGTGAGGAGGATGCCGCCCGCCCCGTGGACGATGCACTTCGGGACGCCCGTCGTGCCCGACGAGAAGAGGATGTAGAGGGGATGGTCGAACGGGAGCCGCCGGAACTCGATCTCCCGCGGGCTCCACGGGGCGATGAAGTCGTCGAACCGGACGGCGTGAGGGATCGCCGAGACGTCGGGATCCGGCTCGGTGTGGCGGACGATGACCACGCGCTCCACCGAGGGAAGGCGCCGCACGATCTCCGGCAGGCGGTCGAGACTCGAGTACCGCTTCCCCTGCCAGAAGTAGCCGTCGGCCGCAAGGAGGACGCGGGGTTCGATCTGTCCGAAGCGGTCGAGCACGCCCTGAACGCCGAAGTCGGGCGAAGCGGTGGAGATCGTGGCCCCGAGGCTCGCCGAGGCGAGCATGTACACGATGGACTCGGGCATGTTGGGCACGTAGCCGGCCACGCGATCGCCCGGCTCGATCCCGAGCGCATTCAGGGCTTGGGCGAGGCGTGAGGTCTTGTCGTAGAGCTCGGCCCAGGAGAGGTCGCGGCGGACGCGGTCCTCGGCCCGGAAGAGGAGCGCAGGCCCGTCGTCCCGGCGCCGGAGCAGGTTCTCCGCGTAGTTCAGCCGCGCGTCGGGATACCAGCGGGCCCCCGGCAGGCAGTCGAGGTCGACGACGACGCGCTCCCCACGCTCGCCGATGACGCCGCAGAAGTCCCACACCGCGTTCCAAAACGCCTCCGGCTCGCGGATCGACCAGCGCCACAGCGCCTCCGGGGAGTCGGCGTCCGCCCCGCACTCGTCGTTCGCGTAGCGGGTGAAGCGCGCCATGTTCGTCGTCGCGGCGAAGTCCGGATCCGGCGTCCACAGCGGACGGCTCACGGCGGCGGCCCGTTCACGCCCGCCCGGTTCAACCACGTTTCCCGCTCACGCCCGCTCCCCCTCACGCCCGCTCCTCCGTCACCCACCAGTACCGGAAGGCGGGCGGCAGGAGCTGCGCGAGGAGCCACCCGAAGAAGACCAGCGACAGCGTGCCGAAGACCGCGAACCCGACCCCGCTCCACGCGGACACCCAGTCCGGCGGCACGTAGGTTTCGCCCGGCGCGTGCACCGCCCGCGTCACGCCGACCGCCGTCCCCACCACGTGCAGCCAGAGCACGAGCCCCGCCACCGAGACGTTCAGCCCGATGAGACTCCACCGCACGGCCGGCGTGTGGAGCTTGTCCCAGGCGTCCTCTCCCTCGCGGGCCTGGAAGTGCTCGCTCAGGATCCAGATCACCGCGCCGAGCAGAATCATCGTGTCGATCCCGATCATCGCCCCCATCGCGTGTCCCGTAACGACGTACGTCCCGTGAATCACCGCGTTCAGCGGCGGGACCGAGATGAGGATGGCCCCGAACAGAATCCCGCACGTCCACCATTTCGCCGCCGCGAACGACCCGCGGGCCGCGCAGAACGCCGGGTCGCTCGGCGTCCGGAGCGCCCGCCACAGGTCGAACATGGCCCGCGCGAGCACGATGATCTCCATCATGCTCACGACGAAGGCGATCCACTTCACCGACTCCCGCCCCGGCAGATGATACGTGTGGTGGGCGAAGTTCGTGAACGAGTTGAGCAGTCCGACGCCGAACAGCATGTACGCGGTCGTCGAGCGCCCGTAGGCGGGATCCCCCGAGATGCGCTCGCCCAGGTAGATCACCGAGCCGTACACGAAGAGGTTGAAGCTGCCGACGAGCGTGCCCGTCGCCTTCCACTGGATCCGCATGTCCTGCACCGGATCCCCGAAGATCCCCGGGACCAGCCACATGTGCTGTTCCACGAAGGTGACGATGAAGAAGAGCATCCCCACGCCCCACATCGTCACGTAGACCGGCCGCTCCCAGAACCGCTTCCCGGCGAGGCGGAAGAAGTTCCACGCGTAGCAGATCCAGCCCGCGAGGATGAGGAGGGAGAAGAAGGGGTGGAAGCCGACGTACTCGCGGCCCGATCCGATGCCGAGGCCGAGCGTGAGGAGGATCCCGAGGCCCGCAGCCGCCCAGGTCAGGACCTGGACCCGGAGGCGCCAGCGGTCGCCCGGCG is part of the Candidatus Palauibacter polyketidifaciens genome and encodes:
- a CDS encoding acetoacetate--CoA ligase yields the protein MVEPGGRERAAAVSRPLWTPDPDFAATTNMARFTRYANDECGADADSPEALWRWSIREPEAFWNAVWDFCGVIGERGERVVVDLDCLPGARWYPDARLNYAENLLRRRDDGPALLFRAEDRVRRDLSWAELYDKTSRLAQALNALGIEPGDRVAGYVPNMPESIVYMLASASLGATISTASPDFGVQGVLDRFGQIEPRVLLAADGYFWQGKRYSSLDRLPEIVRRLPSVERVVIVRHTEPDPDVSAIPHAVRFDDFIAPWSPREIEFRRLPFDHPLYILFSSGTTGVPKCIVHGAGGILLTHLKEHRLHADIRSADRAFYYTTCGWMMWNWLSSALASEATAVLYDGSPFHPGPHVLFDYADEVRMTQLGVSAKFIDALGKAGLRPRETHDLSSVRTMLSTGSPLVPEGFDYVYRDVKPDVHLASISGGTDLCAGFVVGHPLLPVWRGEIQAPSLGMDVDVWDEEGRSMPAGKGELVCKSPFPSVPTGFWGDEDGSRFHAAYFDMYPSVWRHGDWMEWTEHGGAVIYGRSDATLNAGGVRIGTAEIYRLVDRLPEILESIVIGQPWENDTRVVLFVRLAEGRSLDEELEARIRREIRDNASPRHVPARILQVADIPRTKSAKISELAVRAVVLGESVKNVEALANPEALEDYRNRPELA
- a CDS encoding cbb3-type cytochrome c oxidase subunit I, which produces MKPFAAVHPAHQFAVLTFIRGGLIAIAITLVGGILAAFYSVPSLAPWFQQIGLDLRQLRPIHTVFASAWVFLGGVAVVYRFLQDEGPPTPGDRWRLRVQVLTWAAAGLGILLTLGLGIGSGREYVGFHPFFSLLILAGWICYAWNFFRLAGKRFWERPVYVTMWGVGMLFFIVTFVEQHMWLVPGIFGDPVQDMRIQWKATGTLVGSFNLFVYGSVIYLGERISGDPAYGRSTTAYMLFGVGLLNSFTNFAHHTYHLPGRESVKWIAFVVSMMEIIVLARAMFDLWRALRTPSDPAFCAARGSFAAAKWWTCGILFGAILISVPPLNAVIHGTYVVTGHAMGAMIGIDTMILLGAVIWILSEHFQAREGEDAWDKLHTPAVRWSLIGLNVSVAGLVLWLHVVGTAVGVTRAVHAPGETYVPPDWVSAWSGVGFAVFGTLSLVFFGWLLAQLLPPAFRYWWVTEERA